One window from the genome of Podospora pseudocomata strain CBS 415.72m chromosome 6, whole genome shotgun sequence encodes:
- the DPH5 gene encoding diphthine synthase (BUSCO:EOG09263JW5; COG:J; EggNog:ENOG503NW84) → MLYLVGLGLSDETDITVKGLEIVKRASRVYLEAYTSILLVDQSVLESYYGRPISIADREMVESNSDEILRDADKEDVAFCVVGDPFGATTHTDLVLRARELGIRVGTVPNASIMSGIGAAGLQLYNFGQTVSMVFFLDNWRPASFYDRIKENRQIGLHTLVLLDIKVKEQSLENMARGRKIYEPPRYMTVGTCASQMLEVEEEKKEGVYGPDSLAIGAARVGGKTEKFVAGTLKELCDADELLGGPLHSLVLLGRRTHELEHDYVREFAVNKENWDRIWKADYEGKH, encoded by the coding sequence atgctCTACCTCGTCGGCCTAGGCCTCTCAGACGAGACCGACATCACGGTCAAGGGCCTCGAGATCGTCAAGCGCGCCTCCCGCGTCTACCTCGAAGCCTACACCTcgatcctcctcgtcgaccAGTCCGTCCTCGAGTCCTACTACGGCCGccccatctccatcgccGACCGCGAAATGGTCGAGTCCAACTCGGACGAGATCCTCCGCGACGCCGACAAGGAGGACGTCGCCTTTTGCGTCGTCGGCGACCCCTTTGGCGCGACTACACACACCGACCTCGTTCTGAGGGCTCGCGAGCTCGGCATCCGAGTCGGGACTGTGCCTAACGCGAGCATCATGTCTGGCATCGGCGCGGCGGGGTTGCAGCTGTACAACTTTGGGCAGACGGTGTCGATGGTGTTCTTTTTGGACAATTGGAGGCCGGCGAGCTTTTATGATCGGATCAAGGAGAATAGGCAGATTGGGCTGCATacgctggtgctgctggataTCAAGGTTAAGGAGCAGAGCTTGGAGAATATGGCGAGGGGGAGAAAGATTTATGAGCCACCTAGGTATATGACCGTCGGGACTTGCGCCAGTCAAATgctggaggttgaggaggaaaagaaggagggtgtGTACGGGCCAGACAGTCTTGCTATTGGCGCTGCGAGGGTGGGAGGCAAGACGGAGAAGTTTGTTGCCGGTACACTCAAAGAGCTTTGCGATGCCGATGAGCTGCTTGGAGGGCCGCTTCACAGTTTGGTGCTGCTTGGCAGGAGGACACACGAGCTGGAACATGACTATGTCAGGGAATTTGCTGTCAACAAGGAGAATTGGGACAGGATATGGAAGGCTGATTATGAGGGAAAGCATTGA
- the SNU23 gene encoding U4/U6.U5 snRNP associated protein (EggNog:ENOG503P28K; COG:A) — protein MTGKGSAYGQAAGDTDFRKKYDLDEYAAKAAAREAAEKEERKARYEAKLAGKKYYKPMDGTETLTVARNATQDFSKMVGTTSLVPAGAGVGKRGRGAGFYCEACDLTFKDNLQWLEHTNSMQHQRAVGATGQVKKATAEEVHARIEALWQRQQELKREQKEAALKAKTDYGEDVRIEGEHDEDDMMAAMGFTGFGTTAKK, from the exons atgacAGGCAAAGGCTCCGCCTACGGCCAAGCAGCCGGCGACACCGACTTTCGCAAAAAGTACGACCTCGACGAGTAcgccgccaaagccgccgcccgcgaagccgccgagaaggaagagcGCAAAGCCCGGTACGAAGCCAAGCTGGCGGGCAAGAAATACTACAAGCCCATGGACGGTACCGAGACCCTCACCGTCGCGCGCAATGCCACGCAGGACTTCTCCAAGATGGTCGGCACGACGTCTCTGGTGCCAGCCGGCGCCGGGGTCGGAAAAAGAGGACGGGGCGCTGGCTTCTACTGCGAGGCTTGTGACTTGACGTTCAAGGACAATCTACAATGGCTGGAGCACACGAATAGCATGCAGCACCAGCGGGCTGTCGGTGCGACGGGgcaggtgaagaaggcgacggcggaggaggtgcatGCTAGGATTGAGGCGCTGTGGCAAAGGCAGCaggagttgaagagggagCAG aaggaggcggcgtTGAAGGCGAAGACGGActatggggaggatgtgaggaTCGAGGGGGAGCatgacgaggatgatatGATGGCCGCCATGGGGTTTACTGGCTTCGGGACGACGGCGAAGAAATGA
- the ubc15 gene encoding Ubiquitin-conjugating enzyme E2 15 (EggNog:ENOG503P1QQ; COG:O) gives MSSVSSVAAASLLKRQLKQMQTDKDIPGISCGLVSDNNIFEWEVMLMISDECKYYGGGNFRAILTFPPTYPLMPPKLVFQSPIPFHPNIYPDGRLCISILHPPEEDISGYEKASERWSPVQSPESILLSVISLFEDPNDESPANLDAAVLLREEREGKSREFRKRVRQCVRESLGED, from the exons atgtcCAGCGTCTCTTCAGTAGCGGCCGCTTCCCTCCTCAAGCGACAGCTCAAACAAATGCAAACCGACAAAGACATTCCAGGCATCTCATGCGGCCTCGTCTCGGACAATAATATCTTCGAGTGGGAAGTCATGCTGATGATCAGCGACGAGTGTAAATACTACGGCG GAGGCAACTTCCGCGCcatcctcaccttccccccaacctATCCCTTGATGCCCCCCAAGCTCGTCTTCCAGTCACCCATCCCGTTCCACCCAAACATCTATCCCGACGGGAGATTGTGTATTTCGATCTTGCACCCCCCAGAAGAGGACATTTCGGGGTATGAAAAGGCTAGCGAGAGGTGGAGTCCGGTGCAGAGCCCCGAGTCGATATTGCTCAGTGTGATTAGCTTGTTTGAGGATCCGAATGACGAGAGTCCGGCGAATTTGGACgcggcggtgttgttgagggaggagagggaggggaagagtaGGGAGTTTAGGAAAAGGGTCAGGCAGTGTGTTAGGGAGAGTTTAGGAGAGGATTAA
- the ALG1 gene encoding mannosyltransferase (COG:O; EggNog:ENOG503NTXV; CAZy:GT33; BUSCO:EOG09262Z2S), whose protein sequence is MAGLISLVLLGLLIAYIVLKPSGYNGHTTGKGVPVHILVLGDIGRSPRMTYHALSIAKHGGKVKLIGYLETSPHPDILTNPNITLISLPTPPPRPPSVPFLLFAPIKVIFQILHLSYLLLYLLPPSAWLLVQNPPSIPTLAIASLTSYLRNSNLIIDWHNYGWTILSSTKGPSHPFVSLSKIYETYLGRLGSHHLTVTNAMARQLRAAPYSIPPHKPMIPVHDRPAAIFQPILSPHARNEALDKILFLSGREYYRALVSGKMKLLVSSTSWTPDEDFSLLLSALTMYAARPDAVPILALITGKGPQKEYYDDKIDALVKEGKLPNVRIATLFLPFEDYARLLACADLGVCLHMSSSGVDLPMKVVDMFGAGLPVVAYGGYESFGELVKEGVNGRGFETGEELAGVLGELLKPEGENELKHLKKGAVEEGRRRWDEEWDGTVGRLMGFVEKSS, encoded by the exons ATGGCAGGGCTCATCAGCCTTGTCCTTTTGGGCTTATTAATAGCCTACATCGTCCTGAAGCCATCAGGATACAATGGACACACCACAGGGAAGGGGGTGCCAGTTCACATTCTGGTCCTTGGTGATATTGGGAGGAGTCCTCGCATGACATATCATGCCCTGAGCATCGCCAAACATGGAGGAAAAGTCAAGCTTATAGGATATCTCG AAACCTCTCCTCACCCCGACATCCTCACCAatcccaacatcaccctcatctccctccccacccctcctccccgccctccctcTGTCCCCTTCTTACTATTCGCCCCTATCAAAGTCATcttccaaatcctccacctctcctacctcctcctctacctcctccccccctccgcctggCTTTTGGtccaaaaccccccctccatccccaccctcgccatcgccagccTCACCTCCTACCTCCGCAACTCCAACCTGATAATCGACTGGCACAACTACGGCTGgacaatcctctcctccaccaaaggaccctcccacccctttgtctccctctccaaaatctACGAAACCTACCTCGGTCGCTTAGGCTCTCACCACCTGACGGTGACAAACGCCATGGCCCGCCAACTCCGCGCCGCCCCCTACAGCATTCCCCCTCACAAACCCATGATCCCCGTCCACGACCGGCCCGCGGCAATCTTCCAACCtatcctctccccccacgCTCGCAACGAAGCCCTAGACAAGATTTTATTCCTCTCCGGAAGGGAATACTACCGCGCCCTGGTCTCGGGCAAGATGAAGCTTCTTGTCTCGAGCACGTCATGGACACCAGACGAGgatttttctcttcttctctccgCCCTCACCATGTACGCAGCCAGACCTGACGCGGTCCCAATCCTGGCGCTCATCACCGGGAAGGGACCGCAAAAAGAGTATTATGACGACAAGATTGATGCTCTGGTCAAGGAAGGGAAGCTACCTAACGTGAGGATTGCCACTTTGTTTCTACCCTTTGAGGACTACGCCAGGTTGCTGGCATGTGCTGATCTGGGGGTTTGTCTGCATATGAGCTCTTCGGGGGTGGATTTGCCgatgaaggtggtggacatgTTTGGGGCTgggctgccggtggtggcgtATGGGGGGTATGAGAGTTTTGGggagctggtcaaggagggggtgaatgggagggggtttgagactggggaggagctggcgggggtgttgggggagttgttgaagccggagggggagaacGAGTTGAAACacttgaagaagggggccgtggaggaggggaggaggaggtgggatgaggagtgggatgggacagtggggaggttgatgggtttCGTCGAGAAAAGTTCTTGA
- the MSC2 gene encoding putative zinc transporter msc2 (BUSCO:EOG092621CK; EggNog:ENOG503NUJZ; COG:P) — protein sequence MTSTYALPATAIHQHHPSSDHGCSHSHSHGHNNGHLHSTSSLGGLSPTRSRKESRANGGHSHNRSQDHDINHTNHRANSSVPKPLNLGPTLSSNAHWRTESTLGGKPLVTPTSASFDAAGIYQPPASRVRADTRSHDHSHDHSHDHGHGHSHDHDHGHGHGHDHSVERSRFTKFLLPRIARWPLVHAVVVEKDSRRIFYFMSLNLAFMMIQAFYGYVTDSLGLLSDSIHMFFDCVALAVGLFAAVASKWPPSERFPYGFGKIETLSGFANGVFLILISVEIMIEACERMMEGRETKRLGELFVVSTLGLLVNLVGMAAFGHHHHGHDHGHSHSGCGGHSHGHDHKHDHGHDHDHRDEKKDAHGHSHSHSHDNENMYGIYLHVLADTLGSAAVIVSTILTHFYKWAGWDPLASFLIALLILLSALPLVKSSARRLLLTIPPEIEYNLRDTLSGITGLKGVVSYAAPKFWMDDRHSEGGPANKLLGVMHVVAGRGMDMEDVRDRVRNYLLEHNIDITLQVEREGDTSCWCGVGRSPLSQAHKSTNSISIF from the exons ATGACATCGACATACGCCTTGCCAGCGACGGccatccatcaacatcatccttCCTCCGACCACGGCTGTTCGCATTCCCAC AGCCATGGCCACAACAACGGCCACTTACATAGCACCTCATCACTGGGTGGACTGAGCCCGACTCGAAGCAGGAAGGAGTCCAGAGCTAATGGCGGTCACTCCCACAATCGCAGCCAGGATCATGacatcaaccacaccaacCACCGAGCCAACTCGAGCGTCCCCAAGCCACTAAATCTCGGGCCGACGTTGAGTTCCAACGCGCACTGGAGGACCGAGTCGACACTGGGAGGCAAGCCTTTGGTTACACCAACCAGCGCCAGCTTCGACGCCGCTGGGATATACCAACCGCCGGCTTCCAGAGTGCGCGCCGATACACGCTCCCACGACCACTCCCACGACCACTCGCACGATCACGGACATGGGCACAGTCATGATCATGACCATGGCCACGGTCATGGCCATGATCACTCGGTGGAGCGGTCAAGATTCACAAAGTTCTTGCTACCGCGGATCGCGAGGTGGCCCCTAGTCCACGCGGTGGTAGTGGAGAAGGACTCTCGCCGAATATTCTACTTTATGTC ACTCAACCTCGCGTTTATGATGATCCAAGCATTTTACGGCTATGTCACAGATTCCCTTGGTCTGTTGAGTGACAGCATTCATATGTTCTTCGACTGCGTGGCATTGGCAGTCGGCCtgtttgctgctgttgcgagCAAATGGCCACCGAGCGAGCGGTTCCCATACGGCTTTGGCAAAATCGAGACGTTGAGCGGTTTTGCCAACGGTGTGTTCCTGATTCTCATCAGCGTCGAAATTATGATTGAGGCGTGTGAGCGCATGATGGAGGGCAGGGAAACCAAACGGCTTGGAGAGCTGTTTGTGGTCAGCACGCTGGGCCTACTGGTCAATTTGGTGGGCATGGCGGCATTCGggcaccatcatcatggacATGATCATGGGCACTCTCAtagtggttgtggtggacaTTCGCATGGTCACGATCACAAACACGACCATGGCCATGATCACGACCACAgggatgagaagaaggatgccCACGGTCACTCGCATTCGCACTCCCACGACAACGAAAACATGTACGGCATCTATCTTCATGTGTTAGCCGACACTTTGGGAAGCGCGGCTGTTATCGTATCGACCATTCTTACACACTTTTATAAgtgggctggctgggatCCTCTGGCCTCTTTCCTCATTGCTCTCCTGATTTTGCTTTCGGCGCTGCCGCTGGTCAAGTCTTCGGCAAGGAGGTTACTGCTTACGATTCCACCCGAGATCGAGTATAACTTGCGCGATACCTTGTCTGGAATCACAGGTTTGAAGGGTGTGGTCAGCTACGCGGCGCCCAAGTTTTGGATGGATGACCGGCACAGTGAGGGCGGGCCGGCGAATAAACTCCTCGGTGTCATGCACGTTGTGGCAGGCCGGGGCATGGACATGGAGGACGTGCGGGATCGTGTGCGCAACTACCTGCTTGAACACAACATTGATATCACGTTGCAGGTCGAGCGGGAAGGGGACACAAGCTGCTGGTGTGGCGTAGGACGGAGTCCGCTCTCCCAGGCTCACAAGTCGACAAATAGCATCAGCATCTTCtag
- the CRC1 gene encoding carnitine transporter (EggNog:ENOG503NTYD; COG:C), with translation MSSTSPDQKLQAVLPDAVADKIPHIPESKEELKADAKAAASTGLAQVRSFVAGGFGGVCAVVVGHPFDLVKVRLQTAEKGVYSSAIDVVKKSVAKDGLKRGLYAGVSAPLVGVTPMFAVSFWGYDLGKSIVRSTSTVSPDGNLSIAQISAAGFFSAIPMTAITAPFERVKVILQVQGQKQLAPGEKPKYSGGMDVVRQLYREGGVRSVFRGSAATLARDGPGSAAYFAAYEYCKRALTPKDPVTGEASGKLSLTAITCAGAAAGVAMWIPVFPIDTVKSRLQTAEGNVTIGGVVKGLYAKGGYKAFFPGFGPALARAVPANAATFLGVELAHQAMNKVFN, from the exons ATGtcatccacatcccccgACCAGAAGCTCCAGGCTGTCCTCCCCGACGCCGTGGCCGATAAGATCCCCCACATCCCAGAAAGcaaggaggagctcaaggcgGACGCCAAGGCGGCGGCTTCGACGGGCTTGGCCCAAGTACGGTCGTTTGTCGccggtggctttggtggtgtcTGCGCTGTGGTTGTCGGTCATCCTTTTGACTTGGTCAAGGTCAGGCTTCAGACTGCTGAGAAGGGGGTGTACTCGAGTGCGATTGatgtggtgaagaagagtgTGGCCAAGGATGGGTTGAAGAGAGGGTTGTATGCTGGTGTGAGCGCGCCCTTGGTCGGTGTTACGCCCATGT TCGCCGTCTCCTTCTGGGGCTACGACCTCGGCAAGAGCATCGTCCGCTCCACCTCTACCGTCAGCCCAGATGGCAACCTCTCCATTGCCCAGATTTCCGCCGCCGGTTTCTTCTCCGCCATCCCCATGACCGCCATTACCGCCCCCTTTGAGCGCGTCAAGGTCATCCTCCAGGTTCAGGGTCAGAAGCAGCTCGCCCCCGGAGAGAAGCCAAAGTACAGCGGCGGCATGGACGTCGTCCGCCAGCTCTACCGCGAGGGCGGTGTCCGCTCCGTCTTCCGCGGTtccgccgccaccctcgcccgTGATGGTCCCGGTTCGGCTGCTTATTTCGCTGCGTATGAGTACTGCAAGCGGGCGCTCACCCCAAAGGATCCCGTCACTGGCGAGGCCAGCGGCAAGTTGAGCTTGACGGCTATTACCTGCGCTGGTGCCGCTGCTGGTGTGGCCATGTGGATTCCTGTCTTCCCTATCGACACGGTGAAGAGTAGGCTGCAGACTGCGGAGGGCAATGTCACGATTGGTGGCGTCGTCAAGGGCCTGTATGCCAAGGGTGGTTACAAGGCCTTCTTCCCTGGTTTCGGGCCCGCATTGGCGAGAGCGGTCCCTGCTAATGCGGCGACCTTTTTGGGCGTAGAGCTGGCACACCAGGCCATGAACAAGGTCTTCAACTGA
- a CDS encoding hypothetical protein (EggNog:ENOG503NZF7; COG:S) encodes MAPIIDERGVPIPTIERDDEGFPPSPTLGASSLDHRLAIHSPDVSAKPTCNPTSNPSSPGVGADLTFSKKYLPLRELTLNSRPLVKRAIQFSCDGDLAVAADDSVHVFVPEFPDLTRRRKRIAEGGDPESSDEEETNEQKGKYNPETFRTQYSEGSKHMPVSFPPLDPRINKELYDAEGMPFPYDKTSAPPKPQGVEKDTNGQEDGRDAGDGDQADGVEGDDDDDWEDDSDDSSVDDDPAGGGARLGSNQPYGAGSGPITSVGSSMNHVVKISWSPSELGVNRRPILGILTGAGTLAMYGDGDMAANVLGSANGYMLQRRELASWLVLWGVGERMMVPGQSPAYSEYIRTFAWAQEIGPGQALLATLNDAKEIAIISVQTVVYVEEVSEKGRAVGGPAEKTVWHVRELVRFKAEGPHLPVSTMDPDYVPCGTSFGLSFGPWLEDDGGRTCVIGYLDRNYVGFRKLRIDKPWTRGQLPKLQVENKDTHGQCVHLTTDGFIEFEQGIFHKGDMIGCRGMISTGWHPVPFEVSLVSGALAETAKHKTGVCGTTYNLQHCENPIIDMVVHPPPDPARPTPTPLYTLVRLSATPTTPNWYETNVPSALAADPSSPYFQWARSIQQKLEVLVPADMYQKRAYGADDSDSDEESDDGVLMEDTLEDDEGVNYTGEGLTAIDLTTDANVAREVKVVPEVHPHRFRFHGLTLSAGGGASAVLVSAHSTQHPERGGWHTQRSQVLFSYKPRRASGRSLSMDMDDDNLNFSLLSSMSTEGKLFEYLYGGGPDVPGVHYPLSSDPRHAHVAQIFAPVVRNQKCEVCGAAVTQRMRKEDLVGCEKGHFFGICALSGLAVQKPGMTRSCGTCGFKTMRPEILLQKVPEDIKEEVKGVIGRGSCMACSGKFLN; translated from the exons ATGGCTCCCATAATCGATGAGAGGGGTGTTCCCATTCCGACCATCGAACGTGATGACGAAGGtttccctccttctcctacTTTGGGAGCCTCTTCTCTGGACCACAGACTAGCTATCCACTCACCGGATGTCTCTGCCAAACCCACCTGCAATCCTACCAGcaacccttcctccccaggAGTTGGTGCAGATCTAACCTTTTCTAAAAAGTATCTTCCCCTTCGAGAGTTGACCCTCAACTCGAGACCCTTGGTCAAGCGAGCCATTCAGTTCTCATGCGATGGCGACCtagctgttgctgctgacgaCTCGGTCCATGTCTTTGTTCCCGAGTTTCCAGATCTCACCAGACGCAGGAAGAGGATCGCAGAGGGAGGCGACCCGGAGTCTTCGGATGAAGAGGAAACCAATGAACAGAAAGGCAAGTACAACCCAGAGACGTTTCGGACGCAATATTCTGAGGGTAGCAAACACATGCCCGTCTCTTTTCCGCCACTCGACCCGCGGATCAACAAGGAGCTCTACGATGCTGAAGGGATGCCTTTTCCTTACGACAAGACTTCTGCCCCGCCCAAGCCTCAGGGTGTTGAGAAGGACACAAATGGTCAAGAGGATGGCCGAGATGCCGGGGATGGTGATCAGGCCGACGGTGTCGAGggggacgacgatgacgactgGGAAGATGACTCAGACGATAGCAGTGTTGACGATGACCcagctggcggtggtgccaGACTCGGCTCCAATCAGCCATACGGCGCGGGCTCTGGCCCGATCACCagtgttggcagcagcatGAACCACGTCGTCAAGATCAGCTGGTCGCCGTCCGAGCTCGGGGTCAACAGACGCCCGATCCTCGGCATTCTCACCGGAGCTGGGACGCTCGCCATGTACGGCGACGGTGACATGGCCGCGAACGTGCTCGGCAGCGCCAACGGGTACATGCTGCAGCGCCGTGAGCTTGCGTCCTGGCTGGTTCTTTGGGGCGTGGGCGAGCGGATGATGGTGCCCGGCCAGTCGCCCGCCTACAGCGAGTACATCCGTACGTTCGCCTGGGCGCAGGAAATTGGCCCTGGCCAGGCACTGCTGGCCACGCTGAACGATGCCAAGGAGATCGCCATCATCAGCGTACAGACAGTCGTGTATGTGGAAGAGGTTTCGGAGAAGGGAAGGGCGGTGGGTGGTCCTGCCGAGAAGACGGTCTGGCATGTCCGTGAGCTTGTACGCTTCAAGGCGGAGGGGCCCCATCTGCCTGTTTCG ACCATGGATCCAGACTATGTCCCTTGTGGCACCTCTTTTGGTCTGAGCTTTGGTCCCTGgcttgaggatgatggtggacgTACGTGTGTCATTGGATACCTCGACCGGAACTACGTCGGCTTCCGCAAACTTCGCATCGACAAACCGTGGACCAGAGGCCAGTTGCCCAAGCTTCAGGTTGAGAACAAGGACACCCACGGCCAATGTGTTCATCTGACCACGGACGGGTTTATTGAGTTTGAGCAAGGG ATCTTTCACAAGGGTGATATGATAGGCTGCCGGGGAATGATTTCTACAGGCTGGCATCCTGTTCCGTTTGAGGTTTCCCTTGTCAGTGGAGCCCTTGCTGAAACGGCGAAGCACAAGACAGGCGTCTGCGGAACCACATACAACCTCCAGCATTGCGAGAACCCCATCATTG ATATGGTTGTCCACCCCCCGCCTGACCCGGCCAGACCAACACCGACCCCTCTGTACACCTTGGTTCGCTTGTCTGCCACGCCTACCACGCCGAACTGGTATGAGACCAACGTCCCTTCTGCTCTCGCCGCGGACCCCAGCAGTCCTTACTTTCAGTGGGCTCGCTCAATCCAACAAAAGCTGGAGGTATTGGTCCCAGCCGACATGTACCAGAAGCGTGCCTACGGTGCCGACGACAGCGATTCGGATGAGGAGTCTGACGACGGCGTTCTCATGGAAGATACCCTTGAGGATGACGAAGGCGTTAATTACACGGGAGAAGGACTCACGGCTATCGACCTCACCACGGATGCTAATGTCGCCAGGGAGGTCAAGGTTGTCCCCGAGGTCCACCCTCATCGGTTCCGTTTCCATGGTCTTACCTTGtctgctggcggcggcgcctCTGCTGTCTTGGTTTCTGCCCACAGCACGCAGCATCCCGAGCGAGGCGGTTGGCACACGCAGCGCTCGCAGGTCTTGTTCAGCTACAAACCTCGTCGCGCCTCGGGCCGTTCCCTGAGTATGGACatggacgacgacaacctGAACTTTTCCTTGCTGAGTTCCATGAGCACCGAAGGGAAACTGTTTGAGTATCTCTACGGCGGCGGCCCCGACGTGCCAGGCGTGCACTACCCGCTGTCGTCGGATCCCCGACACGCGCATGTTGCTCAGATCTTTGCTCCTGTGGTTCGGAACCAAAAGTGCGAGGTTTGCGGGGCGGCCGTCACGCAAAGAATGAGGAAGGAGGACCTGGTTGGGTGTGAGAAGGGGCATTTCTTTGGCATTTGTGCTCTGAGCGGGCTGGCTGTGCAGAAGCCGGGTATGACGCGGAGCTGCGGGACATGCGGGTTCAAGACGATGAGGCCGGAGATTTTGCTGCAAAAGGTTCCCGAGGatatcaaggaggaggtcaagggggTTATTGGACGGGGGAGCTGCATGGCCTGCTCGGGCAAGTTTCTCAACTAG